A single region of the Manihot esculenta cultivar AM560-2 chromosome 12, M.esculenta_v8, whole genome shotgun sequence genome encodes:
- the LOC110628093 gene encoding ferredoxin-2, mitochondrial: MAISTVHRLSSQLNRLPSLSLFTKSVLIRSSATATTSSAKVADRIVKLYAVDLDGKKQEIVGLAGQTLLKALTNKGLIDPASHRLEEIDACSAECEVSIAQEWLDKLPPRSYDEEYVLKRNSRARVLNKHARLGCQVVLTPDLQGMVVAIPEPKPWDIP, translated from the coding sequence ATGGCAATATCGACCGTCCACAGACTCTCCTCCCAACTCAACCGCCTACCTTCCCTCTCTCTTTTCACCAAATCCGTCCTTATCCGCTCCTCTGCCACCGCCACCACCTCCTCCGCCAAAGTCGCCGATCGAATCGTTAAGCTCTACGCGGTCGACCTTGACGGTAAAAAGCAGGAGATAGTCGGCCTCGCTGGCCAGACTCTCCTCAAGGCTTTAACCAACAAAGGTCTCATCGACCCTGCGTCCCACCGACTAGAGGAGATCGACGCTTGCTCCGCTGAATGCGAGGTCAGCATCGCCCAGGAGTGGCTCGATAAGCTGCCACCGAGATCTTATGATGAGGAGTATGTTTTGAAGAGGAATTCTAGAGCTAGGGTTTTGAACAAGCATGCTAGGTTGGGATGCCAGGTCGTCCTTACGCCAGACCTTCAAGGTATGGTTGTTGCGATCCCCGAGCCAAAGCCTTGGGATATCCCCTAA
- the LOC110628683 gene encoding calmodulin-like protein 3, with product MDAAELQRVFQMFDKNGDGKITRKELGESLQDLGIFISDKELIQMIEKMDGNRDGFVDIDEFGGLYESISNEKDEDEDIREAFNVLDKNGDGFITWDELRSVLASLGLNQGRGLEDCKRMIKKLDVDGNGMVDFKEFKQMTKGGGFAALDSI from the coding sequence atgGATGCGGCAGAGCTACAAAGAGTTTTTCAAATGTTTGATAAGAATGGAGATGGCAAGATAACAAGGAAAGAACTCGGTGAGTCGCTACAAGATTTGGGTATTTTTATATCCGACAAAGAGTTGATTCAAATGATAGAAAAGATGGATGGTAATAGAGATGGGTTTGTGGATATTGATGAATTCGGAGGATTATATGAATCGATAAGTAACGAGAAGGATGAAGATGAAGACATAAGAGAAGCATTCAATGTTCTTGATAAGAACGGCGATGGGTTTATCACGTGGGACGAGTTGAGGTCGGTTTTGGCGTCGTTGGGGCTGAACCAAGGAAGAGGTTTAGAAGATTGCAAGAGGATGATAAAGAAGTTGGACGTCGACGGCAATGGGATGGTCGATTTCAAGGAGTTTAAGCAGATGACGAAAGGTGGCGGATTTGCTGCCCtagattcaatttaa